The Sander lucioperca isolate FBNREF2018 chromosome 4, SLUC_FBN_1.2, whole genome shotgun sequence DNA segment tccagtgatcaccggttaatgagacagcgtttgcagcactttgcagctgttccagtgtggTTGCTTTCTCAGTGTGGTATGTGTATGGTTAAACTACCGTctccctcgacggcaacgagacaggtcaaccgtagtacgtctttaagacccgagtcctctacgatgctgacaggtctgcagttagttgctaCCCGTTTAGCCcgctagcgggtagcatcacgttaactgtactactatgcttagctcgtaggtggtagctcaagcttgacgtgcttcggtgatattttaattcggctttacacaatgtgcatatggctttcgacttgtctacgagccgtccgggagttttggaaaataaaaagctccattcagagttattgctgctgtctttctccatcatgcctgcagcctgcctGTGTTAcaaggaagtggcagcttgatgataagtaactgtgctgcaaagggtcaaaatagtagcctgttaggcacgacgcaaagccgagtgaagtgtaaaataaattaataaatgccggcatgcgattaaaaaaaatgaatcgcgttgcgtcggcccttaatcgcatcgcgattaacgcgttaacgctgacagccctaattttaacaTATAGTATCAATACAGTGCTTTGGAGGGTGAAATcgtaatatttaaatgttttttttttttctttaccgtAGGGTGTGTCTCCGAAACAGAACTTTCCCCAGTCAGTCTTTGTGACCTCTTGGATCTCCTTTTCCCAGTCTTCCTTCTCTTGTGGGGGCATCAATGGGAGAATAGGGTACACTGGATGGACGACTTCTGTGTCTCTATAAAAGTTGGCAGATTGAACAGACCCATTTCCATTTTAACTAATGCAATCGTCTACACCAGCCTTGTAACTGTAACTCAAGTCATATAGAGGAGATTTGACTGACAGGAGTGAGTACCTATATGTGAATGTACATGTATTCAAAGCAGCTGTAAGGAAGGTGGCGCACCTCTTTTTATGTCTGAATTTCTTCCTTCTTCTCTGGATCTTTGCTGCTGCCAACAGGCTGGGCTGCGGTGCCATTTGGTCAGAATTACATGGCAAAGCAACAGTGTCTAGACCGGTGTCCCCATTCACTGAGATACCACCTGGAGTTCCTGAACTGCGGACCCTGCCAGCTGCTGAGGCATCAGTGACAGCTGAAATCGTGCTTCCTTGTCTCCTGATTGTCCTTGGGGGCGCTGCTTTTGTACTGCTGCCCTTGGAGCTCTGGTAAATATAACCATCAACCATGCATTGTGGTTTGGTATCGTTCAGTGTGCCAGCTGGGGTTTTCTCACTGGTTCTAGTGGCATCAGCTGGGCAGCCATTGTGAACAACAGCTCCATTAACCAAACCTGTGCCTGGAACCTGACCGTTGGCTTTACAGGTGTTGTGACGCGTCCCTCCTCTTCCACCCTCATAGTTCATACCATTCTGAGGCATCACGTCACCTGTAATGTATCTGGAGGGTTTGATATAAGTGCaaagaatgaaagaaaacaACGTGACAATAATCAAAATTGATATAtcaattaatttaatattgcATTTGGTAACTACTGGATGCATTGCCATGCAATTGAGCTCCTTATTGGTCCCTGGAGAATAAATCTTTATGACTTTGGTAATTGCCTGACCTAGGCCCCTTTGCACTTAGtactgttaaaaaataataaaatccaaataacaataaaaccagtaaaCGTAACTAACACTCTGGGATATTTTAAAATCAGACTAGAATTTATGTGGTtcgttgataaaaaaaaatttaaaaaaaagtagggaAGAATGCATCCAACAGTTTAAATCATTTGGATTCCAAGTCAATGTTAGAtgtattaaaggggtgatagaatgattatatagggtatttcacactgttccttaaggtctcctaatagggtttgtaacattggttgggctgaaaatggcccgagTGCTATTCTATgagcccttaactaccctgtgaatatggctctatttggaacaagagcttttcttccaaatatggtatgctcatgaatatttagatgagctgtgcgctgattggttgagcagcaggtctcatatttcagacactgcaatgttatacatttttcgtctgctatttcattactaaattcacttctgagactttttatgcaagaaatcaactatataaagatcaaaaatatgggccgttttacgaaaatttatggctaattgcaaatttggtaagacgtgctggacttcaggagctccacacagtctgacaagAAAGCGGCCCCcagggcaaagtcaccgtttctgggttactggactaccggggctcggggctccgcggagctggctggctgccagctggcGGCATAActatcgtatatttacagtttaaatTTCGTCACAGCATGTATAttacagctaccctaaggtcttacaaagcttagctaacacttttgcgttagcatttttgtgaattttagaggtctcgttaggaggaggcaagctagctctcattgatagagctccatccagctcactcgcggacaagaggcgtttatttccccgatcgtttgtttaaataactcaacacacatatccattataagattaactggaacctgtggcaAGAGATTGCgagctgaccgcgctctcactcacacacactggccatttagcaggaagaggggagctgcaggccctggagctctgtcagggcagcggcatttggtagtccagtaacctaGAAATGGTGACTTTATGTGGGTATGGAGCACCGCGGGCTGCCGGCCGTGACGGAGCTtcatctagctcacagcgggctggggtctgtgaaggaggacaggcgGGGCAGCAACCCAGACAGCACCGGACGCTGaattccgacacacagtcggacaaaattagccatcaattttcgtaaaacggtccatatttgacctctacatagttgatttctcacataaaaaaagtctcagaagtgaatttagtgataaaatagcagatgaacaatgtatacaatttctgagatctgcgcgacctattcagaagaatacctgatctcagatctgtggtgtagcctacgtaaatgttggggcgtgacaaagatagagaccagagccaaataaggtacagccacatagttgacgtcaactaggctgctcgttgagatttgcccgttttcagaggcagtttcaaattgtgagatttgcagaggaaagaggtgtcaatgggattttgaggttctatgtatgtcctatttacccaccaaactgtctgttattcaactatgacaaggtaaaatcggttttgcattctatcacccctttaagaaaTTCTTCATAACTTTCAAATGGGAATACCAGTAAATATCCTTCCCTTCTTACTGAGAAGAGTACATTTACTGTCATAAAACTTagctacatttatttataaagttAAGTCTGGTGCACAAATCTTTACTTTGAGTGTAAATTAGCAACTTAAATGACTTAACGTTTACTGTGAAACTGACCCTAAAGCATAGTATGACTCCTGTAATAATCCCCCTACACCTAGGCGCGGAAAAAGAGAGCAAAATCTGTGCGCGTTCACGTGGGCGGCAACCGCTTCATACTCCGACCGGCGTGATCATAACCGCTTCCCCCCCTGCCGTCTTCCCCTCATTGAAATGACTGGAGTCGGCGAGTTACCGCGCAGCGGTGTCAAGGCCCCTTAAAGTTATTGGTTTGATCTTCATCTTCAGTTTCTTTTGCCTTTTATTCCACTATTGGTTCTCCTCGCTGATCTGGCGTTGTTTTTGTGCACTTTTACTGCTACAATGTAGCTAGAACATTAGCCATGCTCCCCTTAAAACCACTCAAATACACTCGGTTATGTTAACGTTACCCTAAAATGTAAATTCAATTTTCACACCATCGTTGTACCTGCTTCGTGAGTGTTATCAGCGTTATTCATAATCACTGCTATTTACTcagcagtagctagctagctacttttCCCAACCCCGATGAAAGACAGTTGACCGGCTGCTGCATGCTAACATCccacattagctagctagctaacgttaaccgtCGTGTTGGCTGTTGACAGTTAATGTGCTTACCATAAAGAAAAGCAATCCAGTTAACAACATACAGCTAGGTGATCTTCCAATAAATATGTTAATGGAACATCAATCCCATAACTTACCTAACTCTAAATCCTAAAATTGGCTAACGTTACCTCTTACCTGTAACGTTACTGCAGC contains these protein-coding regions:
- the LOC116040593 gene encoding uncharacterized protein LOC116040593 isoform X1, producing MPQNGMNYEGGRGGTRHNTCKANGQVPGTGLVNGAVVHNGCPADATRTSEKTPAGTLNDTKPQCMVDGYIYQSSKGSSTKAAPPRTIRRQGSTISAVTDASAAGRVRSSGTPGGISVNGDTGLDTVALPCNSDQMAPQPSLLAAAKIQRRRKKFRHKKRDTEVVHPVYPILPLMPPQEKEDWEKEIQEVTKTDWGKFCFGDTPYGPQDVIRFDLHDLTLKQRDTVDLPVTANYKPAVHHPPPVKWSCYSIPTETDQFADADE
- the LOC116040593 gene encoding uncharacterized protein LOC116040593 isoform X2, whose protein sequence is MPQNGMNYEGGRGGTRHNTCKANGQVPGTGLVNGAVVHNGCPADATRTSEKTPAGTLNDTKPQCMVDGYIYQSSKGSSTKAAPPRTIRRQGSTISAVTDASAAGRVRSSGTPGGISVNGDTGLDTVALPCNSDQMAPQPSLLAAAKIQRRRKKFRHKKRDTEVVHPVYPILPLMPPQEKEDWEKEIQEVTKTDWGKFCFGDTPYGFSHSKLFLLRLTLTFKAVPRIQVRPSTNVLLVFCASSRSTRCYPF